One genomic segment of Ricinus communis isolate WT05 ecotype wild-type chromosome 5, ASM1957865v1, whole genome shotgun sequence includes these proteins:
- the LOC107261467 gene encoding E3 ubiquitin-protein ligase RNF170 isoform X1, which translates to MDTWKARFAKGLEVWKANDTVSDGESSSSSLRSNSAIAVDNGNEKATEKNPSCSGDVVGQPPGDDCCPICFGTFTIPCKSICGHWYCEIAIQEKIILVAGSCILQYWNYSAASKPCKCPMCASRITKLTPEASLYSQHQDQDVTKVLENVDRYNRLFIGGALGLVQKVRESPLFIKRMFLQMMDPDRPYSYLHEIRLFAMMLSVLYAATPFNFIPTGGLGIVRLFDYVAIALVLVLRLVGIYRRRRLAQRVRHLAATQPLGEFPLDE; encoded by the exons atggatacATGGAAGGCGCGTTTCGCCAAGGGATTGGAGGTGTGGAAAGCAAATGATACCGTTTCAGATGGAGAAAGTTCCAGTAGTAGTCTTCGTAGTAATAGTGCTATTGCTGTTGACAATGGAAATGAAAAAGCGACGGAGAAAAACCCTAGCTGTAGTGGTGATGTTGTCGGTCAGCCTCCTGGTGATGATTGTTGCCCTATTTGTTTTGGTACCTTTACTATTCCTTGTAAATCCATATGCGGCCACTGGTATTGCG AAATTGCAATTCAAGAAAAGATAATTCTTGTGGCAGGGAGTTGTATTCTGCAGTATTGGAATTATTCAGCAGCATCGAAGCCTTGCAAGTGTCCTATGTGCGCCTCCAGAATTACTAAGCTTACACCAGAGGCATCCTTATATAGCCAGCACCAAGATCAGGACGTTACTAAAGTTTTGGAAAATGTTGATAGGTATAACCGACTTTTCATTGGCGGTGCCCTTGGACTTGTTCAG AAAGTGCGGGAATCACCATTGTTTATCAAGAGAATGTTTCTACAAATGATGGATCCTGATAGACCTTACTCTTACCTTCACGAAATACGCCTTTTTGCA ATGATGCTCAGTGTCTTATATGCTGCCACTCCATTCAACTTTATTCCTACTG GAGGTTTGGGAATTGTTAGATTGTTTGATTATGTTGCTATTGCTCTTGTTCTTGTCCTGCGTTTGGTTGGCATCTACCGCAGACGAAGACTTGCCCAGCGTGTCAGGCATCTGGCTGCCACTCAACCTTTAGGCGAGTTTCCATTAGATGAGTGA
- the LOC107261467 gene encoding E3 ubiquitin-protein ligase RNF170 isoform X2: protein MDTWKARFAKGLEVWKANDTVSDGESSSSSLRSNSAIAVDNGNEKATEKNPSCSGDVVGQPPGDDCCPICFGTFTIPCKSICGHWYCEIAIQEKIILVAGSCILQYWNYSAASKPCKCPMCASRITKLTPEASLYSQHQDQDVTKVLENVDRYNRLFIGGALGLVQKVRESPLFIKRMFLQMMDPDRPYSYLHEIRLFAMMLSVLYAATPFNFIPTGGLGIVRLFDYVAIALVLVLRLVGIYRRRRLAQRVRHLAATQPLGWS, encoded by the exons atggatacATGGAAGGCGCGTTTCGCCAAGGGATTGGAGGTGTGGAAAGCAAATGATACCGTTTCAGATGGAGAAAGTTCCAGTAGTAGTCTTCGTAGTAATAGTGCTATTGCTGTTGACAATGGAAATGAAAAAGCGACGGAGAAAAACCCTAGCTGTAGTGGTGATGTTGTCGGTCAGCCTCCTGGTGATGATTGTTGCCCTATTTGTTTTGGTACCTTTACTATTCCTTGTAAATCCATATGCGGCCACTGGTATTGCG AAATTGCAATTCAAGAAAAGATAATTCTTGTGGCAGGGAGTTGTATTCTGCAGTATTGGAATTATTCAGCAGCATCGAAGCCTTGCAAGTGTCCTATGTGCGCCTCCAGAATTACTAAGCTTACACCAGAGGCATCCTTATATAGCCAGCACCAAGATCAGGACGTTACTAAAGTTTTGGAAAATGTTGATAGGTATAACCGACTTTTCATTGGCGGTGCCCTTGGACTTGTTCAG AAAGTGCGGGAATCACCATTGTTTATCAAGAGAATGTTTCTACAAATGATGGATCCTGATAGACCTTACTCTTACCTTCACGAAATACGCCTTTTTGCA ATGATGCTCAGTGTCTTATATGCTGCCACTCCATTCAACTTTATTCCTACTG GAGGTTTGGGAATTGTTAGATTGTTTGATTATGTTGCTATTGCTCTTGTTCTTGTCCTGCGTTTGGTTGGCATCTACCGCAGACGAAGACTTGCCCAGCGTGTCAGGCATCTGGCTGCCACTCAACCTTTAG GATGGAGTTGA
- the LOC8283277 gene encoding uncharacterized protein LOC8283277, giving the protein MGLKYTQGFLLLVLCASMLGVSVANRNWQYGWNSPKHGHRHPKYTDTPKKIVVGGSANWTFGFDYTVWAFRNGPFYLNDTLVFKYDLPKDNSTHPHSVYLLPDLWSFLTCNLTEAVMIADGSQGGGNGFEFVLNKWQPYFFACGGGEGIHCNLGKMKFYVLPLLRRWHY; this is encoded by the exons ATGGGTCTAAAATACACACAAGGATTCTTGCTGCTCGTGCTCTGTGCTTCCATGTTGGGAGTCAGTGTAGCCAACAGGAACTGGCAATATGGGTGGAATAGTCCTAAACACGGCCATCGTCACCCTAAGTACACCGATACTCCTAAAAAGATTGTAGTAGGCGGTTCCGCCAACTGGACCTTCGGCTTTGACTATACTGTTTGGGCTTTCAGAAACGGTCCTTTCTATTTAAATGATACTCTTG TATTCAAGTATGATCTGCCAAAGGATAATAGCACACATCCTCATAGCGTATACTTGCTACCAGACCTATGGAGTTTCTTGACATGCAACTTGACTGAGGCTGTCATGATTGCGGATGGATCACAGGGGGGTGGCAACGGGTTCGAGTTTGTACTGAATAAGTGGCAGCCTTACTTTTTTGCCTGCGGTGGAGGTGAGGGCATCCACTGCAATCTTGGCAAGATGAAGTTCTACGTGCTGCCACTGCTTCGTCGTTGGCACTACTGA
- the LOC107261467 gene encoding E3 ubiquitin-protein ligase RNF170 isoform X3, whose amino-acid sequence MDTWKARFAKGLEVWKANDTVSDGESSSSSLRSNSAIAVDNGNEKATEKNPSCSGDVVGQPPGDDCCPICFGTFTIPCKSICGHWYCGSCILQYWNYSAASKPCKCPMCASRITKLTPEASLYSQHQDQDVTKVLENVDRYNRLFIGGALGLVQKVRESPLFIKRMFLQMMDPDRPYSYLHEIRLFAMMLSVLYAATPFNFIPTGGLGIVRLFDYVAIALVLVLRLVGIYRRRRLAQRVRHLAATQPLGEFPLDE is encoded by the exons atggatacATGGAAGGCGCGTTTCGCCAAGGGATTGGAGGTGTGGAAAGCAAATGATACCGTTTCAGATGGAGAAAGTTCCAGTAGTAGTCTTCGTAGTAATAGTGCTATTGCTGTTGACAATGGAAATGAAAAAGCGACGGAGAAAAACCCTAGCTGTAGTGGTGATGTTGTCGGTCAGCCTCCTGGTGATGATTGTTGCCCTATTTGTTTTGGTACCTTTACTATTCCTTGTAAATCCATATGCGGCCACTGGTATTGCG GGAGTTGTATTCTGCAGTATTGGAATTATTCAGCAGCATCGAAGCCTTGCAAGTGTCCTATGTGCGCCTCCAGAATTACTAAGCTTACACCAGAGGCATCCTTATATAGCCAGCACCAAGATCAGGACGTTACTAAAGTTTTGGAAAATGTTGATAGGTATAACCGACTTTTCATTGGCGGTGCCCTTGGACTTGTTCAG AAAGTGCGGGAATCACCATTGTTTATCAAGAGAATGTTTCTACAAATGATGGATCCTGATAGACCTTACTCTTACCTTCACGAAATACGCCTTTTTGCA ATGATGCTCAGTGTCTTATATGCTGCCACTCCATTCAACTTTATTCCTACTG GAGGTTTGGGAATTGTTAGATTGTTTGATTATGTTGCTATTGCTCTTGTTCTTGTCCTGCGTTTGGTTGGCATCTACCGCAGACGAAGACTTGCCCAGCGTGTCAGGCATCTGGCTGCCACTCAACCTTTAGGCGAGTTTCCATTAGATGAGTGA
- the LOC107261467 gene encoding uncharacterized protein LOC107261467 isoform X4 codes for MDTWKARFAKGLEVWKANDTVSDGESSSSSLRSNSAIAVDNGNEKATEKNPSCSGDVVGQPPGDDCCPICFGTFTIPCKSICGHWYCEIAIQEKIILVAGSCILQYWNYSAASKPCKCPMCASRITKLTPEASLYSQHQDQDVTKVLENVDRYNRLFIGGALGLVQKVRESPLFIKRMFLQMMDPDRPYSYLHEIRLFAEVWELLDCLIMLLLLLFLSCVWLASTADEDLPSVSGIWLPLNL; via the exons atggatacATGGAAGGCGCGTTTCGCCAAGGGATTGGAGGTGTGGAAAGCAAATGATACCGTTTCAGATGGAGAAAGTTCCAGTAGTAGTCTTCGTAGTAATAGTGCTATTGCTGTTGACAATGGAAATGAAAAAGCGACGGAGAAAAACCCTAGCTGTAGTGGTGATGTTGTCGGTCAGCCTCCTGGTGATGATTGTTGCCCTATTTGTTTTGGTACCTTTACTATTCCTTGTAAATCCATATGCGGCCACTGGTATTGCG AAATTGCAATTCAAGAAAAGATAATTCTTGTGGCAGGGAGTTGTATTCTGCAGTATTGGAATTATTCAGCAGCATCGAAGCCTTGCAAGTGTCCTATGTGCGCCTCCAGAATTACTAAGCTTACACCAGAGGCATCCTTATATAGCCAGCACCAAGATCAGGACGTTACTAAAGTTTTGGAAAATGTTGATAGGTATAACCGACTTTTCATTGGCGGTGCCCTTGGACTTGTTCAG AAAGTGCGGGAATCACCATTGTTTATCAAGAGAATGTTTCTACAAATGATGGATCCTGATAGACCTTACTCTTACCTTCACGAAATACGCCTTTTTGCA GAGGTTTGGGAATTGTTAGATTGTTTGATTATGTTGCTATTGCTCTTGTTCTTGTCCTGCGTTTGGTTGGCATCTACCGCAGACGAAGACTTGCCCAGCGTGTCAGGCATCTGGCTGCCACTCAACCTTTAG
- the LOC8283276 gene encoding blue copper protein 1a: MAAYAQRYILLVLCAFMLRVSVAKHDSHPPKCTRTPKKIVVGGSAKWTFGFDYTDWAFRNSPFYVNDTLVFKYKLPKDNSTHPHSVYLLPNLSSFVTCNLTKAVKVADGKQGGGKGFRFVLNKWKPYYFACGGGDGIHCGLGQMKFYVLPLLRG, translated from the exons ATGGCAGCATACGCCCAAAGATATATACTGCTGGTGCTTTGTGCTTTCATGTTGAGAGTCAGTGTAGCCAAACATGACTCCCACCCCCCTAAATGCACACGTACTCCTAAGAAGATTGTTGTAGGCGGTTCCGCCAAGTGGACTTTCGGCTTTGATTATACCGATTGGGCTTTCAGGAATAGCCCATTTTATGTTAATGATACCCTTG TATTCAAGTATAAACTACCAAAAGATAACAGCACGCATCCTCATAGTGTATACTTGCTACCAAATCTAAGCAGTTTCGTTACATGCAACCTGACTAAGGCCGTCAAGGTTGCGGATGGGAAGCAGGGAGGCGGTAAGGGGTTCAGGTTTGTACTGAATAAATGGAAACCTTACTACTTTGCCTGCGGTGGAGGTGACGGCATCCATTGCGGTCTTGGGCAAATGAAATTCTATGTGCTGCCGCTGCTTCGTGGTTAA